The following proteins are encoded in a genomic region of Sesamum indicum cultivar Zhongzhi No. 13 linkage group LG8, S_indicum_v1.0, whole genome shotgun sequence:
- the LOC110012467 gene encoding uncharacterized protein LOC110012467, with amino-acid sequence MKDLSLFLLKNSFGAKMRKGFRNFCNGEASTSTLHQQKLDHLGTGQRQRSFVDSPSRERPPTLEEMILQLEMEEKMARKEEYKGVEHRMSCVNSSDILRTARTALNQYPRFSLDGKDAMYRSSFTNLAPLRVKNYELGAEKRSSSSSFPAVVGGKSVIWCKPGVVGRLMGLDAIPIPLNSHYRRERLRAIINRQNLRKREQVEKRRVVGSCSRTGYCVMKPVEMEIPNGEAGWPMRRFL; translated from the coding sequence ATGAAGGACTTGTCATTGTTTCTTCTCAAGAACTCATTTGGAGCCAAGATGAGAAAGGGTTTCAGAAACTTCTGCAATGGAGAAGCCTCAACGTCGACTCTCCACCAGCAAAAACTCGACCACCTGGGCACGGGACAACGACAACGATCGTTCGTCGACTCCCCCTCCAGAGAACGGCCGCCCACGTTGGAGGAGATGATCTTGCAGTTAGAAATGGAGGAGAAGATGGCCAGGAAGGAGGAGTACAAAGGAGTCGAGCACAGGATGTCGTGCGTGAACAGCTCCGACATCCTGAGAACCGCAAGAACCGCCTTGAATCAGTACCCTCGATTTTCCCTCGACGGGAAGGACGCCATGTACCGGTCTTCGTTCACGAACTTGGCCCCTCTCAGAGTTAAGAACTACGAGTTGGGAGCAGAAAAgagatcatcatcatcatcgttTCCTGCTGTGGTCGGCGGGAAGAGTGTGATTTGGTGCAAACCAGGGGTGGTAGGGAGGCTGATGGGGCTTGATGCCATCCCAATTCCTTTGAACAGCCATTACAGACGGGAAAGGCTCAGAGCCATCATAAACAGGCAGAATCTGCGCAAGAGAGAGCAAGTGGAGAAGAGGAGAGTGGTGGGATCTTGCTCCAGAACCGGATATTGCGTCATGAAGCCTGTCGAGATGGAAATCCCGAATGGTGAAGCGGGCTGGCCGATGAGACGTTTTCTCTAG
- the LOC105168464 gene encoding uncharacterized protein LOC105168464: MEKTSKMVEPVIGIPYNAAYQAPMAHHYYVAENPHQAGMIPPNAIFGHPKGVPIQQTIYRDTPAPFDCVYCGGSGVTAVKSKISGAAFVGCMMPMMLGVCFLLPSMDCLWHKYHYCPSCNQKVADFEKTDLCIVADPTNWVERSFAIPA, translated from the exons ATGGAGAAGACGTCCAAGATGGTGGAGCCGGTGATCGGCATCCCGTACAACGCCGCGTACCAAGCGCCGATGGCCCACCATTACTACGTCGCAGAAAACCCTCATCAGGCTGGTATGATCCCGCCGAACGCCATCTTCGGCCACCCCAAGGGGGTTCCCATTCAACAGACTATTTACCGGGATACGCCTGCGCCGTTTGATTGTGTTTACTGCGGTGGCTCCGGCGTCACAGCCGTCAA GTCAAAAATAAGTGGAGCAGCTTTTGTTGGTTGTATGATGCCAATGATGCTTGGAGTATGCTTTCTGTTGCCTAGCATGGACTGTCTATGGCACAAATATCATTATTGTCCAAGCTGCAATCAAAAG GTTGCTGACTTTGAGAAGACTGATCTTTGTATAGTAGCGGATCCTACGAACTGGGTGGAACGCAGTTTTGCAATACCTGCCTGA
- the LOC105168463 gene encoding EKC/KEOPS complex subunit bud32 yields MEIKLDGVEGSLVLIKQGAEARVFESTFVGRRSIVKERFSKKYRHPSLDSKLTVKRLNAEARCMTKARKLGVSTPVLYAVDPLLHTLTFEFVEGQAVKDIFLDFGLQGIVEERLNDIATQIGDAIGKLHDGGLVHGDLTTSNMLIRNSTNQLVLIDFGLSFTSTLPEDKAVDLYVLERALLSMHSSCGNVMDKILAAYRKSSKQWSSTLNKLAQVRQRGRKRTMVG; encoded by the exons ATGGAGATCAAGTTAGATGGAGTAGAGGGTTCGTTGGTTTTGATTAAGCAAGGAGCTGAGGCT aGAGTGTTCGAATCGACTTTTGTTGGCAGAAGGTCTATTGTTAAGGAacgtttttcaaaaaaatataggcaTCCATCATTGGATTCAAAGCTCACTGTCAAACGTTTGAATGCG GAAGCTAGGTGCATGACGAAAGCTAGAAAGCTTGGAGTATCAACTCCAGTTCTCTATGCTGTTGATCCTTTGCTGCATACCTTAACTTTTGAGTTTGTTGAGGGTCAGGCAGTGAAGGACATATTCCTTGACTTTGGTTTGCAAGGTATTGTTGAAGAAAGGTTGAATGACATCGCAACACAGATTGGTGATGCTATTGGTAAACTACATGATGGTGGGCTGGTCCATGGTGATTTGACAACATCAAACATGTTAATCCGGAACAGTACCAATCAGCTG GTGCTTATTGATTTTGGTCTGAGCTTCACTTCAACCCTTCCGGAAGATAAAGCCGTTGATCTATATGTTCTCGAAAGAGCATTGCTATCAATGCACTCTTCATGTGGAAATGTG ATGGACAAAATCCTAGCTGCATACAGGAAATCCTCAAAGCAGTGGTCCTCAACTTTGAACAAGCTAGCCCAAG TGCGacaaagaggaagaaaacGCACAATGGTTGGTTGA
- the LOC105168461 gene encoding LOW QUALITY PROTEIN: zinc finger protein CONSTANS-LIKE 14 (The sequence of the model RefSeq protein was modified relative to this genomic sequence to represent the inferred CDS: deleted 2 bases in 1 codon) yields the protein MVTCDFCGERPAILYCRADSAKLCLSCDQHVHSANALAKKHLRSQICDNCAAEPASIRCATDGLVLCQECDWDAHGSCAVSSAHDRSPVEGFSGCPSAFDLASAWGLEIEEKKTTSYEWGGLLEELMVPNASSVIYSNYGGELVKKKSPNCGKQKQVILKQLLELLADSGGVAVVAGKVGPPTPSSARPQENMCGQYEEQPQEQKQQGGGFTSLLMMQTLENSKEESNMLWNTRTCDHSAQIWDFNLGQLRGHEESSPLELEYDGSDMVYTVKNYGELLKEASGAKRIRVDLSGANCSIAHEDMIPFSSASNNRTPSQGPATSESNNLPVSRPSSCSGFSKPSKDFQFMDQSILMKSESVAAAMTKADIELLAKNRGNAMQRYKEKKKTRRYDKHIRYESRKARADTRKRVKGRFVKASEAVTG from the exons ATGGTGACTTGcgatttttgtggtgaacgGCCGGCCATACTCTACTGCCGTGCGGACAGCGCCAAGCTATGCTTGTCCTGTGACCAGCACGTCCACTCAGCCAACGCCCTCGCCAAGAAGCACCTGCGTTCCCAGATCTGCGACAACTGCGCCGCCGAGCCGGCCTCCATCAGATGCGCCACCGACGGGCTTGTTCTCTGCCAGGAGTGTGATTGGGATGCGCATGGCAGCTGCGCGGTGTCATCTGCGCACGATCGGTCCCCTGTTGAGGGATTCTCGGGGTGCCCATCGGCCTTCGATTTGGCGTCGGCTTGGGGTTTGGAGATTGAGGAGAAGAAAACGACGTCGTATGAATGGGGAGGGTTGCTGGAGGAGCTGATGGTGCCGAATGCCAGTTCGGtgatttattctaattatggGGGTGAATtggtgaagaagaagagccCCAACTGTGGGAAGCAGAAGCAGGTTATTCTGAAGCAGTTGTTGGAGTTGTTGGCGGATAGTGGCGGGGTGGCGGTGGTAGCGGGGA AGGTAGGACCGCCGACTCCAAGCAGCGCCCGGCCGCAGGAGAATATGTGTGGACAGTATGAGGAGCAACCGCAAGAACAGAAGCAGCAGGGTGGAGGATTTACGTCATTGCTAATGATGCAGACTTTGGAGAATTCGAAAGAGGAAAGCAACATGTTGTGGAACACCAGGACATGTGATCACAGCGCACAG ATATGGGACTTCAATCTGGGACAATTGAGGGGCCATGAGGAGTCCAGCCCCCTAGAGCTAGAATATGATGGCAGTGACATGGTGTACACTGTGAAAAATTATGGAGAACTACTGAAAGAAGCATCCGGTGCAAAGAGAATAAGGGTGGACCTCTCTGGAGCGAACTGCTCAATTGCACATGAGGATATGATTCCCTTTAGT AGTGCCTCAAATAACAGAACACCAAGTCAGGGGCCTGCGACATCCGAAAGCAACAATTTACCTGTCTCAAGGCCGTCATCATGTTCGGGTTTTAGTAAACCCTCAAAAGATTTCCAGTTCATGGATCAGTCCATTTTAATGAAAAGTGAAAGTGTGGCGGCTGCAATGACAAAGGCTGACATTGAGCTGCTGGCAAAAAATAGAGGCAACGCGATGCAACGTtacaaggaaaagaagaaaacacgGAG ATATGACAAGCATATACGGTatgaatcaagaaaagcaagaGCTGATACTAGGAAGCGAGTCAAGGGCCGATTTGTTAAAGCTAGTGAAGCTGTGACCGGATGA